A window of the Bradyrhizobium ottawaense genome harbors these coding sequences:
- a CDS encoding bifunctional alpha/beta hydrolase/OsmC family protein, giving the protein MPTERFQFTGEGGHQLAAALDLPDGQVAAYALFAHCFTCGKDVLAAKRIATALAAKGIAVLRFDFTGLGSSEGDFANSTFSSNVADLVHAADHLRETRGAPSILIGHSLGGAAILAAADQIPDAKAVVTIAAPSDPAHVTHLFKDRIEDIRTHGQVEVQLAGRPFNIKREFLDDIAERGLMAHVARLHKALLIMHSPTDDTVGIDNATNIFLAAKHPKSFVSLSGADHLLSDKRDAGYVADVIAAWAERYIEPVAIAPVAATTEGPRNVVVRETRNSKFQQTVTSGPHQMLADEPVAAGGADTGPGPYDFLLSGLGACTSMTMRMYADRKSLPVERITVTLKHNKIHAEDCAECETREGMLDQIDRVIAIEGALDADQRKRLMEIADKCPVHRTLTSEVRILTREAD; this is encoded by the coding sequence GTGCCGACCGAACGCTTTCAATTCACGGGAGAAGGTGGACATCAACTTGCCGCCGCGCTGGACCTGCCGGATGGGCAGGTAGCGGCCTATGCGCTGTTCGCGCATTGCTTCACCTGCGGCAAGGACGTACTGGCGGCCAAACGCATCGCAACCGCGCTTGCGGCCAAAGGCATCGCGGTGCTGCGGTTCGACTTTACGGGCTTAGGCTCCAGCGAGGGCGATTTCGCCAACTCGACCTTCTCGTCGAACGTCGCCGACCTCGTCCACGCCGCCGATCATTTGCGCGAAACCCGCGGCGCGCCTTCGATCCTGATCGGTCACAGCCTTGGCGGCGCCGCGATCCTGGCCGCGGCGGACCAAATTCCGGATGCGAAAGCGGTCGTCACCATCGCCGCGCCCTCCGATCCCGCGCACGTCACCCATTTGTTCAAAGACCGCATCGAGGACATCCGCACGCACGGCCAGGTCGAGGTTCAGCTCGCCGGCCGGCCATTCAACATCAAACGCGAATTTCTCGACGATATCGCGGAGCGCGGCCTGATGGCCCACGTCGCCAGGCTGCACAAGGCACTCCTGATCATGCACTCGCCGACCGACGACACGGTCGGAATCGACAACGCCACCAACATTTTCCTGGCCGCCAAGCATCCCAAGAGTTTCGTCTCGCTGTCCGGTGCGGATCATCTGTTGAGCGACAAACGCGACGCCGGTTATGTCGCCGATGTCATCGCGGCCTGGGCCGAGCGTTACATCGAGCCCGTCGCTATCGCGCCGGTCGCCGCTACGACCGAAGGGCCACGGAACGTCGTGGTGCGCGAAACCCGTAACAGCAAATTCCAGCAGACGGTCACATCAGGCCCGCATCAGATGCTGGCCGATGAACCCGTCGCCGCGGGTGGTGCGGACACCGGGCCGGGGCCATATGATTTTCTGCTCTCCGGTCTCGGCGCCTGCACGTCGATGACGATGCGAATGTATGCCGACCGCAAATCGCTGCCGGTCGAACGCATCACCGTGACGCTGAAGCACAACAAGATCCACGCCGAAGACTGTGCCGAATGCGAAACCAGGGAGGGCATGCTCGATCAGATCGACCGGGTAATTGCAATCGAAGGCGCACTCGATGCCGATCAGCGTAAGCGGCTGATGGAAATCGCCGACAAGTGCCCGGTGCATCGCACGCTCACGTCAGAGGTGCGGATTTTGACCAGGGAAGCGGATTAG